From the genome of Uranotaenia lowii strain MFRU-FL chromosome 1, ASM2978415v1, whole genome shotgun sequence, one region includes:
- the LOC129738271 gene encoding uncharacterized protein LOC129738271, whose product MVKIWFVTLLLSILTFGPVHTKENDPCRTYGKDGSCKPYSKCSTLETWNNPITACSIGPQGALVCCPNGDDLSSRNSGGTTDRISAKKCKEYRDLTRQSVAAVGFSLSAIVQRHSYPTCEAILQLIVGGKKAKAGEFPHMAALGWKTKGRPEFLCGGSLISDQFVLTAAHCYMENGDQEFPSFVRLGDQNLYRTDDGGRPYDAEIDDFILHDDFLRKKGWYNDIALIKLVDKVTFNNYIRPACLGDQLSFPENKVVATGFGYTETGAESQSEELLKVSLDVFDNELCTEEHKGSRQLRSGMKNTQLCVGSSTGGFDTCQGDSGGPIQIAMQENHCVYYVVGVTSFGPALCGSKTPAVYSRVGPYLDWIESHVWNKNLTVTQKAKQNSAVFFYLRTMILQRKTVGSHISWWTLVGFVVGLVLLLQPVDAALKENDPCKHNGVPGTCRRYVTCKDRLAHQRLTICRYAPEDTIVCCPNNGPQAEEESVNRFAESEESSNQQSAARISARKCNEYRKLSYNKVSVSTLTLNPMVLSFEVPKCDNIVKLIVGGNITKPGEFPHMAAIGWRVGRRVAFDCGGSLISNQYVLTAAHCNIENNGEFPSFVRLGDQNLARPDDGAQPIDVDIDSFTQHPNFMRRQGWYNDIGLIRLVRPVEFNNFIRPACLYDQLEMQTDQVIATGFGLTEDHGDKSDELLKVSLSVFQNPVCNAGYQNSRQLKKGIMTSQMCVGKLQGGADTCQGDSGGPLQITRQENHCVFYIVGITSFGQTCGSKVPAIYTRVASYLDWIEPIVWG is encoded by the exons AAAACGATCCATGCAGAACCTACGGAAAGGATGGTTCCTGCAAGCCGTACAGCAAGTGCAGCACTTTGGAGACCTGGAACAATCCCATCACGGCCTGTAGCATTGGACCGCAGGGGGCGCTAGTGTGCTGTCCGAATGGGGATGATCTGTCGTCAAGAAACTCTGGCGGCACCACGGATCGAATTTCCGCCAAAA AGTGCAAGGAATACCGGGACTTGACCCGCCAATCTGTGGCCGCTGTCGGATTTTCCCTTTCTGCAATCGTCCAGAGGCATTCGTATCCCACCTGTGAAGCCATTCTTCAGCTAATCGTGGGTGGCAAAAAAGCCAAAGCCGGTGAATTCCCGCATATGGCAGCGCTTGGTTGGAAGACGAAAGGTCGTCCGGAATTTCTCTGTGGTGGCTCTCTCATTAGTGACCAGTTTGTACTCACGGCCGCTCACTGCTACATGGAAAATGG CGACCAGGAGTTCCCATCGTTTGTGAGGTTGGGGGATCAAAATCTGTACCGCACGGATGACGGCGGCAGGCCTTACGATGCCGAAATCGATGATTTTATATTACACGATGATTTCTTACGCAAGAAAGGCTGGTACAATGACATTGCCCTGATCAAACTAGTCGATAAAGTAACATTCAACAACTACATACGGCCGGCCTGTTTGGGCGATCAgcttagcttcccggaaaacaAGGTCGTGGCCACTGGCTTCGGATACACCGAAACCGGAGCTGAAAGCCAGTCGGAAGAGCTGCTCAAAGTATCGCTGGACGTGTTCGACAATGAGTTGTGTACGGAAGAACATAAAGGCTCCCGGCAGCTGCGGTCCGGAATGAAGAACACGCAGCTGTGCGTAGGAAGCTCCACCGGTGGGTTCGACACTTGCCAGGGCGATTCCGGCGGGCCCATTCAGATAGCCATGCAGGAGAACCACTGCGTTTACTACGTCGTTGGGGTAACCTCATTCGGGCCAGCCCTGTGTGGATCCAAGACCCCGGCGGTGTACAGCCGAGTAGGACCCTATCTAGACTGGATCGAGTCCCATGTTTGGAACAAGAA TTTGACTGTTacacaaaaagcaaaacaaaattcggcggtttttttttatctacggACAATGATCCTTCAGAGGAAAACAGTCGGCAGTCACATCTCGTGGTGGACCTTGGTTGGGTTTGTTGTTGGGCTCGTTTTACTACTTCAACCGGTCGATGCAGCGTTGAAag AAAACGACCCTTGCAAACATAACGGTGTACCGGGAACATGCCGTCGCTACGTTACCTGCAAGGATCGGTTAGCTCATCAGCGATTGACGATCTGTCGATACGCCCCCGAGGATACGATCGTGTGCTGCCCCAACAATGGGCCCCAGGCTGAAGAGGAAAGCGTCAATCGGTTCGCTGAATCGGAAGAAAGCTCCAATCAACAAAGCGCAGCACGCATTTCGGCTCGAA AGTGCAACGAGTACCGCAAGCTGTCCTACAACAAGGTATCCGTGAGTACCCTGACCCTAAATCCGATGGTGCTCAGCTTCGAGGTGCCCAAGTGTGACAACATCGTGAAGCTGATCGTCGGTGGAAACATAACCAAACCCGGCGAGTTTCCTCACATGGCCGCGATCGGTTGGCGCGTTGGGCGTCGCGTTGCCTTCGACTGCGGTGGATCGCTGATCAGCAATCAATACGTGCTAACTGCGGCACACTGTAACATCGAAAACAACGG agAATTTCCATCCTTCGTTCGCTTGGGCGATCAAAATTTGGCACGACCTGACGACGGCGCCCAGCCAATCGATGTGGACATTGACAGCTTCACGCAACATCCCAACTTTATGCGTCGCCAGGGCTGGTACAACGATATCGGACTGATTCGTCTGGTACGCCCGGTAGAGTTCAACAACTTCATCCGACCAGCTTGTCTGTACGATCAGCTCGAGATGCAAACCGATCAAGTAATTGCAACCGGTTTCGGACTCACCGAAGATC ACGGAGACAAATCGGACGAGCTGCTCAAGGTGTCGCTTTCGGTTTTCCAAAACCCGGTTTGCAATGCAGGTTACCAAAACAGCCGGCAGCTCAAGAAAGGTATCATGACCTCGCAGATGTGCGTCGGAAAGCTGCAGGGAGGGGCCGATACCTGCCAGGGCGATTCCGGCGGTCCACTGCAGATCACCCGGCAGGAGAACCACTGCGTATTCTACATCGTCGGCATCACGTCCTTCGGGCAGACCTGTGGTTCCAAAGTGCCCGCCATCTACACCCGGGTCGCGTCCTATCTGGACTGGATCGAACCGATCGTTTGGGGTTAG